The following proteins are encoded in a genomic region of Dioscorea cayenensis subsp. rotundata cultivar TDr96_F1 chromosome 8, TDr96_F1_v2_PseudoChromosome.rev07_lg8_w22 25.fasta, whole genome shotgun sequence:
- the LOC120267166 gene encoding class V chitinase CHIT5-like has product MKHCKPLLLLLFFLYSHANSQYQQPSPPSPAPAPAIKAAYWPSWTSQALPPSSINFSLFTHIYYAFVQLNATTFELAITPYDQQWLPIFTSTVHSHYPPLKALLSIGGGASNTTTFSNLINNSTTKTTFITSSISISRSYNLDGLDLDWEFPITDADMSLLGDLYKELRVAVNEEALISGKPPLLLTSAVYYAPKVMIVSPPAMYPVRSMAENLDWINAMCFDYHGGWEKWQTGAHAELYDPKSNVSTSYGIMSWINEGMPEKKVVMGLPLYGRTWTLVNESEHGIGAPANGVGPGVQGVMVVASIEMFNRERIATVVYDVERVAAYSFACLDWIGYDNEKSVSVKVVFAKELGLGGYFFWALGQDDIKWSISEAAWVAWEEF; this is encoded by the exons ATGAAACACTGTAAaccacttcttcttctcctcttcttcctctactCCCATGCAAACTCTCAATACCAACAACCATCTCCTCCATCTCCGGCTCCTGCTCCGGCGATCAAAGCCGCATACTGGCCATCATGGACCTCCCAAGCCTTACCTCCATCTTCAATAAACTTCTCCTTATTCACTCACATATACTATGCCTTTGTTCAACTAAACGCTACCACCTTTGAGTTGGCAATCACTCCATATGACCAACAATGGCTCCCCATCTTCACCTCCACTGTCCACTCTCACTACCCTCCCTTGAAAGCCCTGCTCTCCATCGGCGGCGGTGCGAGCAACACCACCACCTTCTCCAACCTCATCAACAACTCAACAACCAAAACCACATTCATAACCTCATCTATATCCATCTCTAGATCATACAACCTTGATGGACTAGACTTAGACTGGGAGTTTCCGATCACCGACGCCGATATGTCACTGCTCGGAGATCTCTACAAAGAATTGAGAGTTGCAGTTAATGAAGAAGCTTTAATCTCCGGCAAGCCACCTCTTTTGCTTACCTCCGCTGTGTACTATGCACCAAAAGTCATGATTGTTTCACCGCCGGCGATGTATCCGGTGAGATCAATGGCTGAGAATCTTGACTGGATAAATGCAATGTGTTTTGATTATCATGGTGGATGGGAAAAGTGGCAAACCGGAGCTCATGCAGAGCTTTATGATCCGAAGAGTAATGTGAGTACAAGTTATGGAATTATGAGTTGGATCAATGAGGGTATGCCGGAGAAGAAGGTGGTGATGGGGTTGCCGTTGTACGGGAGGACTTGGACGTTGGTGAATGAGTCGGAGCATGGGATCGGTGCTCCGGCGAATGGTGTTGGGCCTGGGGTGCAAGGAGTGATGGTGGTGGCGTCCATTGAGATGTTTAACAGGGAGAGGATTGCTACTGTGGTTTATGATGTAGAGAGGGTGGCTGCTTATTCTTTTGCATGTTTGGATTGGATAGG ataTGATAATGAGAAATCGGTGTCGGTGAAAGTTGTGTTTGCAAAGGAGTTGGGGTTGGGTGGCTACTTCTTTTGGGCACTTGGCCAAGATGACATTAAGTGGAGCATTTCAGAAGCAG CTTGGGTTGCATGGGAGGAGTTCTGA